From one Mytilus trossulus isolate FHL-02 chromosome 10, PNRI_Mtr1.1.1.hap1, whole genome shotgun sequence genomic stretch:
- the LOC134687445 gene encoding small acidic protein-like, producing MINIEINFRFLLIEGASISSRKMSEKEKTIEKTETKNESSKKAENEPENVHSANKWEEVDLGDTGRKNKFLRLMGASKKEHHGQFVIGEEKMHQHERESPERDVEEKLEEQFNKGLEHKLLAGPKAHIGLGFHEDPKKKSLNSEEGKDETKEGDKEKTDEKVAEKHKLDDKSDSSVPVKKKMMCNFVKASDS from the exons ATGATCAATATCGAAATTAATTTCCGTTTTTTATTGATAGAAGGGGCAAGCATTTCTTCGAGAAAAATGAGTGAAAAGGAGAAAACGATAGAGAAAACTGAAACAAAGAACGAATCCAGCAAAAAAGCTGAAAATGAGCCAGAAAAT gttcACTCTGCCAACAAGTGGGAAGAAGTAGATTTGGGCGATACTGGCAGGAAGAACAAATTCCTTCGTTTGATGGGCGCTTCAAAG aaagAACACCATGGACAATTTGTTATTGGAGAGGAGAAAATGCATCAACATGAAAGGGAAA GCCCAGAGAGAGACGTGGAAGAAAAGTTAGAAGAACAGTTCAACAAAGGATTAGAGCATAAGCTGTTAGCTGGTCCTAAAGCACATATAGGTCTAGGATTTCATGAAGATCCAAAGAAAAAGTCCCTTAATTCTGAGGAGGGAAAAGACGAAACCAAAGAAGGGGACAAGGAAAAAACTGATGAAAAAGTAGCAGAAAAACATAAACTAGACGATAAATCAGACTCTAGTGTCCCagtgaaaaagaaaatgatgtgCAATTTTGTAAAAGCTAGTGATTCATGA